The following proteins are co-located in the Solanum pennellii chromosome 8, SPENNV200 genome:
- the LOC107027011 gene encoding probable CDP-diacylglycerol--inositol 3-phosphatidyltransferase 2: MAGKSRPKPLNVYLYIPNIIGYLRILMNCVAFAVCFVDKKLFSLLYFVSFVCDALDGWFARKFNQASTFGAVLDMVTDRVSTACLLVILSQVYRPGLVFLSLLALDISSHWLQMYSTFLVGKTSHKDVKDSSSWLFRLYYGNRMFMGYCCVSCEVLYITLFLLARKETESLIDVLVNTATASWIYLVLLALLLFGWAIKQFVNVIQMKTAADACVLYDMNKKQ, from the exons ATGGCCGGGAAATCCAGACCTAAGCCATTGAATGTTTACCTTTATATTCCGAATATCATCG GATACCTGAGAATTTTGATGAATTGTGTTGCATTTGCTGTGTGCTTTGTGGACAAAAAGCTATTTTCGCTTCTGTATTTTGTCAG TTTCGTTTGTGATGCTTTGGATGGCTGGTTTGCTCGTAAATTCAATCAAG CTTCAACATTTGGGGCTGTTTTGGACATGGTGACAGATAG GGTTAGCACTGCCTGCCTGCTGGTTATTCTTTCACAGGTTTATAG GCCTGGTTTAGTTTTCTTGTCGTTGCTTGCGCTTGATATTTCCAGCCATTGGTTGCAAATGTATAG TACCTTTTTAGTAGGAAAGACAAGTCACAAAGATGTTAAAGACAGCAGCAGCTGGCTATTCAGGCTTTATTATGGAAATAGGATGTTCATGGGCTACTGCTGCGTGTCATGTGAG GTTCTTTATATTACATTGTTCCTTCTTGCAAGGAAAGAGACTGAAAGTCTTATCGAT GTTCTTGTAAATACTGCAACGGCAAGTTGGATTTATCTAGTCTTACTTGCTCTTCTTCTGTTCGGATGGGCAATCAAGCAATTTGTTAATGTTATACAG ATGAAAACAGCGGCTGATGCTTGTGTGCTGTATGACATGAACAAAAAACAGTAG
- the LOC107029090 gene encoding uncharacterized protein LOC107029090, with translation MAIGMKQMSMIIATLGVLSFIFGVIAENKKPAAGTAISGKGVVICKYKSDPTVALGYLSFVFLAASSVAGFLSLFYPYQGKSVPQAALLRNTSFVVFLNIALGTTGLAATLLLWPTITEQLHITRNIHHNLQTDCPTAKTGLLGGGAFLSLDSALFWLVALMLADNAREDYFQETDIKGEPKASYADDEIIKSSA, from the exons ATGGCGATTGGTATGAAACAGATGTCTATGATAATAGCAACCCTTGGTGTTTTATCCTTTATATTTGGAGTTATAGCTGAAAACAAGAAG CCTGCAGCTGGGACTGCAATATCAGGAAAAGGCGTTGTTATTTGTAAATACAAGTCTGATCCTACTGTTGCCTTGGGCTAtttgtcttttgtttttcttgctGCATCTTCTGTGGCCGGTTTTCTGTCTTTGTTTTATCCGTATCAAGGAAAGTCAGTTCCACAAGCTGCTTTGCTGAGAAACACTAGTTTCGTCGTGTTCTTAAATATTGCATT GGGCACAACTGGTTTAGCAGCAACATTGTTGTTGTGGCCTACAATCACCGAGCAACTTCATATCACACGCAACATTCATCACAACTTGCAGACCGATTGCCCAACTGCCAAGACCGGTCTTCTAGGTGGAGGTGCCTTCTTGTCTCTTGATTCCGCGCTCTTCTGGTTGGTGGCTTTGATGTTGGCTGATAACGCTCGTGAGGACTATTTCCAAGAAACGGATATCAAGGGCGAGCCGAAAGCAAGTTATGCAGATGATGAAATTATCAAGAGCAGTGCTTAA